The DNA region TGATGGAGTAGCTTGCCGCTGTGGCTGGCctggttgctgtggtggttgctgctgctgtggttgctgctgctgtggctgctgaggttgttgttgaccttgCTGGGCCGCCTGTTGTTGAGCGGCCTGTTGCTGGACCTGCTGGGCTGCCTGTTGCTGGGCCTGCTGGGCTTGCTGCATGGCGGCCATTTGGGCTTGTTGGGAGATGATTGCCTGTGGGTTCATCTGCCCATGGTTCGGGTTGTTCTGCATCTGGTTaagctgctgttggtgctgctgctggagggcGATCTGCTGGGCCATGTTGACGTGCTGTTGCCGTTGCGTTAGCATCTACTTCTTCCAGAGCACCTACACATTTCTCCAGCCGCGTCGGGCCTTATATCGTGATAATCAGGAGTGTATCCTTACGTTCATGGATTGAgcctgttggtgttgagctaGCTGTGTTTGTTGAAGGTGTGCGGGGAGAGGTAccggcatcctcctcattGCTGCGATATGAGCAGGGttcatctgattcatctgtcCCAGCGGTATGCCAATGGGTACTTGGCCCAGGTTGTTGTATTGACCAGCTTGCTGCATCATGGCAGCccgttgccgttgctgtAGCTGGAGCTCGGCCAgcctttgctgctgttgtaGTTGCTGCAAAGCTGGGTTGTGGGCGTCTACACAGGCTGGTTAGTACTTGTCTCTACCGTGGTGGGAGATGATGCGAGATGACATACAAATGCCAGCAGACatttgctgttgctggtatAGCTGTGCTTGCGCTGGGTTCAAATGCGGCATGCCGTGGGGACCAGGATGACCGGCGCCGGGCGGCATGCCACCCCCCATGAGAGCGGCGGCGTTCATTTGGGGACCGGGGCCCGACACGCCCATGTGTCCCATCATGTTGTGCGGTATTCCTGCTTGTGTGGCGCCCGGTTGACTGGGGTTGTGGGCCATGCCAGGAGCCATGGGGTGGCCGGGAGGAGCACCTGGATGTTGCTGCATCCCACCGGGGTGCGCCTGAAAGGCCATCATCTCCGGAGCAGCCGATTACCCACGACGTGGATATCGACGTTTTGTCCCTCCGCGTTATCGCATGCGAGGTAAGGAAGAGGTCCGGTGGCGGGCAGTTACCTAACCTAACGCGGACagcggtagtggtggtggtgcgcgCGCGTGCCGACTAGACGGTGCGATCGCCTGGGCGTCGAGGCCCGTCGTTATCGGGGTCGGGGATGTTGTGCGGGCGATTGCGACGGGCTAGATAGCAATAGGATGATGTTATGTAGGAGTATGTGATATGGGCGGAACCTGTCGCGAGTGGTGCGACGCCCCCAAAAAAGCAATGACCAAAGGATCAGCGGCACCAAGAAGATGCTGGGCGGCCGCGGACAATAAAAATTACAGCGACAGAACGTTGGGCAGGCGTTTGGGCGTTCAACGGGCGACGTCGActcttttgctgctggctgctgcggcggcggcgacgacgTGTCGTGGACAGAGGTGGTGAATTGTGGAGTTCCAGGTTTGGTTGCAGGacgggggtttgggagtggtgggagcGAGTTTCTTCTCTTCCGTGAAAGAGTTGCCCGATTGAAAATTGATTAGTACCGGCAGCACGTCAAATCTCTCCGCCgtcgcaagaccaagaccCTGTTCCCAGTGCCGCCAGCAATTCGTTACAAGTATAATATTAAAAAGTAGGAAGAATGAGTGATTTGTTCACAGAATTCATGACAGAAGGGCAAGAGGGCAGAGGGCAGACGCAGAcgcagaggcagaggcagagagggACACCTGAAAAGGAGTGGGAACCGGAAACTCTCAGGGGAGCCGAAGTGTTGCAGACAGAGGTGCAGACGGTGAGGCGTTGGAGGGTcgcagagggagagagatCCTGGGCACCGATCAGGACCAAGCTGCAAGAGCCAGAGCGTTCGAATGCTGAGACCCAGTTGGGGGATTCGGCCAGCCTTTTAGAGCGGGAGCCTGTTCCCGATACAGCAAAATCGCACACTCTGATTGGTCACCGGACAGCGAGATGTGCGCTTATCGGGGCTGGCTTGGGCCATTTCTGTCAAGGGTCATAGTTAATCCGTTCCATTGTGGCGGTTAGATGCAATTCGGATGTAACCTAACCTGCGAGGAGCGCAACCTCGTCTGGCCCAAGGTCACGGCTCACGCATAACCAGAAATGCCAAAGTAAAAAATCATCGTGTCTCAGGTGTCCCCTCCAAGAAGCATCAAGGTATTGTTTTTGTAGCCATCACCATATTTGGGCATGCTCTCTTTCAGCCACAGATTGTGCCGCTTCGCGATTCAGCATGCAGCTATTTTTGGGGCGCGATTGCAGGCAAGCATATCTATCACGTGACTCGGTACACGGAAGCAAAAATGCGgccccaccctctcccctaAGGCTGCCCCACTGCTCCACCCAAAAATTTCCTTATCGCTATCTGACCGTTGGGTATTTCTTCAACTTCCGCAGCAGCTTTGACTCTCaattctcttcttccaccaaccaactccccaaccagcaCACTTCCAGCCCTGGCTCTGCTCTCCTGGCAAGCCGCGAGAGCGACTCTCGACTCGTCGACTGCACTCGCAACGCAATCAGCAGCTGATTCTGCTTCTTGCCGCGCGTTTCCTGCGGTGTTATGAGTGCCAACGGGTCGAGTCGAGGCTGGAAGGGCTGGTTGGGTTGTTCGACACTATCAGGTAAGCTATCCTCGTCTTCAttcttccctctctctaTCGACTGCTGCTTCTCGCTGTCGAATGATGACAACTTTTGAAttgtcttcttttcccaACTGAATCGACCATGAAGAAAACTAGTCTGTTTCGGGCTTTCTCCCACGGGGGAGGGCTTGTTGCTTGCCAGTAAATTTGTCTGACACATACAGCTTGAAGCACATCGATTTTGCAGAGTTTGTTTTTGACTTTGGAGCTTGAGCACTGACCCTTCAAGCAGATTTTTCAGAGCACAATTTCCGCCTCGGTTTTTCTGCTTTCTTCGACTTTGCAACTAACTATGCAGTGACTCTGCACAACAAAATCACCACAAAAGGTCAGTTTACTCCCTCTGCTCGCAGCACTTGACACACCACACCCCGATTCTACCATGATTCAAACTTTCCCACATTCGCAGTTTCCACTTGAGTCCCACCTAGAAGCCTATTTCGGGACAGATGAGGGAGCAATACTTCCTTGGATGTATGATTTTACAGAATCAAACACAGTCATCGCTCTGAGCCTTGTTTGTCAGAAACCAGTTGCTAACATTCTGTTCTGGTTTTCAGGTTACCTGCTGGCGTCGCCAATGTTTTTGATAGCTTCAATACAAGATTATTCCTGCAACTTCTGTGTCTTCTCATGTTGCGTTGCCGTGGTGACTATGCCTTGTGTGATGGATGTTTTCGATTTTTAGCCTCGTGCGCGCATCGTAGTCGATGTGTCTAAGCAGGAGCTCTCTTATTCCAATCTAGCGGCCCAAGGCACAGTGATGTTGCCATTTCTCGTTGTCAAAAAGAGGAACACCAATCGGGCGTCAACATTTTCGCTGTCTATTAGAAATGCCCAAGGTACCTAAAGGTAGTTTACTCAAGGTGAAGACTTGGAGCTGTCAAGGGCGTTGATGCCTTTCACATGATACTATCTACTGCTTCAGTTCCAAAACAACTTCGCTGAGCAGTTCCAGCCAAGAGGGCTTTCGAGATAGCCTAGGGTGTTAAGAGTGAGTAGGAATGTGACATGTAGGCAAGTGACATCGGGATCAGCGTACGTGGTGAAGGCGCAGGATCCATCGATCTGGGATCATGGCTATCCTCACTTGCACGCCAGTTTCTTATCCGGCCTGGGTGCCGTCGTCGATGTTCTAACTTCCCCAAACCTGAGACTCTAGTCAAACTCCCgccccttcttcatcatctccaaaatCTTGAAACTGATCTCACCCCCCTGCCTCGTGCACTCATCAACGTTCTTCACCGCCCTCCTACACATCGGGCAGGAGTTGTTCCTCTCCAACCAGCGAGCAGCACAAAACCTGTGAAACCAATGCCCACAACCAGGCAACGAGACAGGCTGCTTCAAACTCATCCGTCTTGTCCTTCATCGATCCGTCCAGACAAgcgttgtcgttgtcgtcgtcaatCGTCTCCTGGCAGATGACACAGTCGATGGTAGTGTCCCGGTAGCTATTGTTCCCCCAAAAGTCGGCTTCCAGATCTCGGTTCTGGTAACGACACTCCTTCACTCACCGGGGAAAGCTCCGCGAGACAGTCGGCGGGCGAGAAATTATTTCCGAGTTGGTAGGGTGCATGAGGAAGCCACTTGCGGCTTCAAACTCGGCGACGTCCAACCATTCCCCCCTGAAATCAACAAGATCCATCAACCATGCagtcatcaacatcatctccatcaacaCACACCACTCGctcccatccctcttccATTGCACCCTCCCAAAGTCCCACAGCAATGACGGCTCCAGGTCCGGCCCAGCCGGTGATAACCTCAAATCCTGCTGATATTCCCATCCCAGTAACACAGTGACTCTGCAAAGGTCTGGCACGCCATTTCGATAAGAGGCTCGTCGGTGACTGACAAGACCCAGTTTCCAGTCGTTCGAGCCGTCTCCATACTTCGCTGAACCAACGTCAATGCAGCAAATCTTTCCCCTGCGGAAATGTCCAAATCGAACTCCTCTCCACTCTTGATAGCGGCATCTTTGACGACCTCCATGCACAACGCAACTGTCGTCGCCATCAGAGCTATTAGTACACGGTCGATGGCGTAATCCATCGAGTCGATCGATTCAAGATTTTGATACTCAGTGCCTGCGTAGTAATCTTGCAAAATGTCACGGGAAATAAACCTATCCACCAGGTGCTTCGTTAGTCCAGATAAATAGAGCATAGCGTCGCTGTAGCCGTGATCGCTCCCGGGTTCTCggtcggcgatggtgtcGATGGCGGCGTTGGAGATTTGTCGTATGTGATCTCGAAATTGTCCGATCCGGTCACTGCCGCTTGGCAGTAAGGAATGGAGGTCATTGGGACTGAGGTAATGGGGCCTCATCAGGTTGTCGTTCGCCATTTTGGAAGCGTGGATGTGTTGCTTAGTCCTGTGTGTTGAGTTCGCTGCTTTCTGACCGAGTCtttgaagttgttgatggACGGAAGAGAATACTCAGTTGAAGATATGTGAAAACCACAGTATATATCCGCCCAGTGAAATCCACTTAAAGAAAAACTTGTTCACTCCGTGGCTGTATCAAAATTTGTTAGTGACAAAAACCGTAAATCTCCACGCCGCAGGACCACAACTCTACCACAGGCTTCAGCTCATGGCCACCGCGTCGTTGAAGCATACTCCCAAAGCTCGTGAACCAGCACACCACACCCTTCCTCTCATACCTCACCACAAACCTACCCCTGAGAACTCCAAATCACTTGTCACAACCTTTgaccaaaacctccacctcacAACCCAACTCATAACCTTCACCTCataacctccacctcacAACCTTCACCTCTCAACCCCACTTACAACCCAACTCACACCAACACTGTCAAcacataaaaaaaaaaaacacgctTCCCATTCCAACGCTACACCCCTGaactaacccccccccccctatctcccccaacaaccctcaaccccctcctaccccaaacctcccccaaaacctcccccatcctccccttacaaacctccaccgcctccttcccccctccagctcatccccACCCTACAATTCGGACACGTAgcgctctcctccttcaaccatCGTCTTATACACCGTCCTACAATTCATCTCGTCagccccctttccctttttccctcctccctcaacataACTCACCACAAAACCAATGCCCACACCCCGGCagcgtcaccaccacccttccctATCCCAATCCCGTAAAATAACCCCCAAACAAATATTACACCTcaccttttcctcttcatTGTTAAAAACTGCCAAGTAACTCGGTATGCGGGGTGAAATAACGGGCAAGTTGGCTAGAATTCTTCCGTGGCGACGGGGTGCGGGGGTGCGGGTGCGACTTCGATTTCTGAGTCTGcggagagggaagggagggtggagagggacgaggaggacgagggggaggacaTTTTGGGCTGCTATGTGATGTGGAGTACTGACAACCGATATAAAGAAGAGATGTTAACCCAAAAAACATGCGGATGGGAAagaggttgtcgtcgttgttgtgAAAAGTAAAAATTGTCGTTGTGAAAGAAAACTACCCCAAAAAGAATCATTTCCGCGTCTGCGTCTCTGTTTGTCCTGCAGGAGGTGTTGGCAAGATGTGGAAAAGGCAGgagcgaggttgaagggggggttAGACATGTGGTAAAGGAGAAGACAGAAGGAAGTAAGTCATCGGTCGACGAGTTGGATCATATGGCAGGTGCTTATCATGGGCAGCTGCTTCGCTTGGAGAGTCACATCTTGGGTTATGTCctgtcgaggttggagaaTTCATATAGTGTATGTTTGGTATGAACTAGAAAGTGAAAAACTGAGAGTTGATGAGCATGCTGTGGACAAGAACACAGATGAAATATCAAGGTCTTGACAAATAGTCAACCCTTTTGCAGTCTATTGGACCCTTGACTATAACCCAAGGCGTATGAGCTGTGCTTAAAAGCTTCTTCATTGTCCTGAAAAATGTGTTGACAATCTTCAGATGCAGATCAACCGTCTTCAAAGGCATTTCCCATCCTGGATcagtgttgctggccggCCGGGTTGAACTGGGCAGACACATCTTGAGAGGTAAGTTCACACGAGTATAGGGTTGCTCTAGTGCAGCCAATGTTTATCgtcaaaaagaagaaagctATCACGAGTTTCGCAATATTAAAGTGAACCATGTCCATCTCTCTCCAAGCGTCGTCTCTTCCCAGCAAGCCACCACTTACACCCTCCTCACTGTCCAATCACCATCCAGCCCCCTGGACCCATCAGGATGGCGCTGGTCCACATCCTGCCAAGTGCCAGGTGTGGATCTGGGTCAGAACCTCAAGGCTACTTCCACGAGGCTTGAAGTTTCCAGTCGACATTAATTTGGAATGAGCAAGTGCCAGAGAGAATTCTTCTCGAACAAGGTTTGGACACCAAAATACACAAAAGGTAATGGTAGCTGCGAGACAAAATCAGGTTCGTTGGATTGAGCTATAGCGCGAGTCCGAGATTCACCACCAGATAGGTGCTCGCGAGGCTATCTCCAGCCCTGTTGTCAAGTGTAACACGGCTCAGGCCACACCGCCTAGTTGAAGTAATGAGGAACAAGAGGATAGGTACAGGGCAACGGGCAGCGGTGAAGCATCGATGGCGAAGGCAGAAATTCCCAGAAAATATGCTGTCTAACAAAGACTCAAATGCAGGCAAGACGAGGCTACATCGCTGAAGCCGTCATCTCTGCCGTCTGCGTTCCCACTCTTCACCAAATACCCCATGCCTCGATAACATAACGATAGTTCTCCAGTTTCTCCATGTGTGTGTGCGAGATAATCCCAGACCCAAGGAACCGAACAGACAAAAATGCAACGCAAGAGACAAAAACCAGAGCTCTTCCCAACgtcctctctccctctcaacTGGTAGAAAGTGAAAGGACCCATCATACCCGAAGTCCAGTGCCGGCAACGCCCATTAAAAACGTCTAGAGGAAAAAAAATCGATTTAGGCAGTctcaaaaccaccaaagGTGTTCTCGCCCGAGTATGTGATGTAAAGGAATCTGTGGCATCATCTGTTAGTGCATGGCTTCCTGATGAACAAAGCAAACAGAGCTGCACATACCCGTCCTCATCCTTGTGCTCTTCATAGATGCTGCTCATGAGAGCAGCGGTTGGAGGCAGGACCTCATCaacgaagatgaagatggcctTCTCTGGAGAGAGTTTAATCCGTTTGCGAATAACGTAGACGAACTGGCCCACGGTGAGATCGGCCGGAACGAGGtacttcttcttgtcgatgGTAGCGATGTCGCTCTTTTCAACCTTCTCACAAATAACCTAATAGAGACACACGGATGATTAGAAATGGGCTTGTTAAGATGGGTGGAGGTGAGTGAAATGGCGGTGCGACCGGTCTCGCTTCTAGGCAGCCAACGGCTCAAGACCGatgatgtcgatgatggcttcACCGCCaaagaggttgatggagtACTTACTGGAATGCGGTCAGCATATTTTTGACGAATGcgctcggcctcggccttgcgCTTCTCAAAGGGATGCTCGTCCTTAAACTTGGATCTCATTTTGGCgggttggttgttgctggctgtCGGTGTTGGCTGGGTGCTGTGGCTGGGTTGCTAGCAAGTGCTGTGTAGGTGTTGGATGCGGCGTCTGGGTATGTCTGCAAGGTAAGAGGTCAACAGCTGGATACCTgtctggagaggaaggtgaagggTGGAAGAAATACCTCTCCTGGGTGATGGAAATgatggttgttggaggaagaaAGGTCGAGTTGAGTTGAGTTGGAGAAAGGTGATGGCCTTGTTAAGCTGGGGGGGCTTGCGTTGCACgggtgctggctgctggctgctggcggGCTGTCTGGCGGACGGAGAGGCGGGGTGCCCAGATGACTAACCAGAGTTAAGCTCCCAGAGCAGTTTAGCGCGTGCCCATCAAAGGTGAATCAGATGGGGCGCTCACATGGCGGACGACTGTCACCTGCTCTGGTACCGGTACCTATGGCTTTGTGGCTTTGCGCTTGATCCATGACGCAGCCCGGCTTCTTATCGCTGGGAGCAGCCTTTAGGTCACCGAGCAGAAGCTAGACTGTTTTGGCTCACCAGAGCACGGTGAGATCCCCGGTATGAATCATCAGGGCTTCCATTTACATTTGCAGCGAGGCAACCAAGTCCATGAACCTGTGAATACCTTATACTATCTAGATGTCCTCACGACAGAGGACGGGAAGCCATCCATGGATCTCTATCAGGACCGGGAATGCCCCGCTTTCCTGCCTGGAGGGTGTGCCTGCAAGGGACGACCCCGCGCCGTGTTCTCAACGTCGCGGTACAAGGAACATGGGGAGGCCCTTGTCCACCCGGCACAAAATCCCACTTGGGGCTCCGGCAAAGGTCCCGGTTCCCAGGAACCCATTCCGCAGCTCTGGAATCAACGAAACGTTCGATTCCAAAAACCAGATCAGCCGAGCCAGAATCGCTTCCAAAAGGGTGGTCTGCGGAGAGGATCTGTCACTCGGCACTGCCCGTAAGCCGTTAACTTGCCCGCCGAGTCTTGAAAAGTGGCCTCATGTTGGCGCCGAGCATCGTCTGATCCCAAGTACCGAATTGACCAACTCTCCGCCAACGGGCCGGCTTGTATATAAGAGCTCTCGAACATGGCCTCCCGTCGTCACGCTGCCCGTTTCTTGTCGCAGTTCAAGTTACGTCCTCAATTGGCCTCCAGGAGAAGCCTTTCAACCTTACCCAGCTCGACATCTTCAAGCTCGACGTTTGTGCCGTGGGCCAGATACGCCGGGTTGGCAGCTTTCGGTCTGATTGCTTCCGTGCCATTAACCTACGCCATGGTATGCTCCCTTTGAAGCCGCCGCTCGCATCTCAGCAAGCTAACAGctatctccccccccccccaggcCGTCACAGAACCCCTCAGCATGGACTCCCTCAGTCTCGCCGAGCGCGaccagcaacaaaagaacGAGGGCGTCTCCGAAACCTCCCCCATGCGCCTCCGCATGGAAAAGTTTATCAAGGAGCAACAAGAACAGATTGTAAAAGCCCTCGAAGAGGTAGACGGAACGAAATTCCGAAAAGACGAATGGCAGCGCaaggaaggcggcggcggcatcacCTGCTGCCTCCAAGACGGCAAGGTCTTTGAGAAGGCCGGCGTCGGCGTCAGCGTTGTCTatggcaccctccccaagccCGCCATCATGAAAATGAGCGCCAACCACAAGAACATCGCCCCCGACGGGGAAGTCCCCGAGAGCCTCGAGTTCTTCGCCGCCGGCCTCAGTCTGATCGTCCACCCCAAGAACCCCATGGCGCCAACGGTCCACCTCAACTACAGATACTTTGAGACGGCCAAGCCGGACGGGTCATCGGGGGCGTGGTggttcggcggcggcagtgaTTTGACACCCAGCTATCTCTTCGACGAAGACGCGATACAGTTCCACAGAGACCTCAAGGAGGTCTGcgacaagcacaacaagGATTACTACCCGAAATTCAAAAAGTGGTGCGACGAGTACTTTTACAACAAGCACCGCGGCGAGGCGAGAGGGATCGGCGGCATCTTCTTTGACGACTTGGATGAAACCGTGTCTGACAAGGAGAACACGTTTGCTTTTATCCAGGACTCGCTCAAGTCGTTTATCCCGACATATGTCCCTATTGTGCTGAAGCGCAAGGACATGCCTTTTAccgaggcggagaaggactGGCAGCAGATCAGGAGAGGGAAATACGTCGAGTTCAACCTTGTGCACGATCGGGGGACGTCGTTTGGGCTGAACACGCCTGGCGCGAGAGTGGAGAGCATCCTTATGAGCATGCCGTTGACGGCGAGCTGGAGGTATATGCACGAGCCTGAGCCGGGGAGCAGGGAGGCGAGGCTGGTGGAAATCTTGCAGAACCCAAAGGAATGGGTGTAGTTGAAGGTTTGAAAATCTGAAAATTGTATTTAGCGGTTTCATGTACATTAAGTATTGTAACGTCTGGGGGGAATATTGTACAAAATTTGAAAGAAATAGATTTCGAGTTCTGAACTTTATACGTCGACGGACATGACCAGTGCACGGGGCATCAACCTTTGACTTTCAACTccaaccaccagcatcagcacTTCACTTGGATGCACCCTCTCTTTCTCAAAACGGAAAAaatcctcttcatccttgTTAGTTTTCCACAAGATGACCCTACCCACCCCACGACacttcctcaccaacctcataAACcgcctctccaccatccccctggaaccacctcaacccccatcaATCAACCGAACGCCCAACAGCAACGCCCTCTCCCGCATCCCCgtctcccaccgccacctaATCATAACCCTTCAcgtcctcttccccaacctcgtcctcccctccctcgacctcctcgaccgCGGCCTGGTTCAGAAACTCGCCCTCTCTGGCAAGATCAAATCCGAAGAGCCAGAAGATGATCAAGCAGAAGATGTGAGAGGCGCGATATACGTGGTGTattccaccaccgccgtcccGTCCCGCAGACGCAAATCAGTCAAGCCCGACCCCGACGATGACAGGGTGGGAAATCGAGAAAACAGCCAAAAATATGTGG from Podospora pseudocomata strain CBS 415.72m chromosome 3, whole genome shotgun sequence includes:
- a CDS encoding hypothetical protein (EggNog:ENOG503P5JF), which translates into the protein MTLPTPRHFLTNLINRLSTIPLEPPQPPSINRTPNSNALSRIPVSHRHLIITLHVLFPNLVLPSLDLLDRGLVQKLALSGKIKSEEPEDDQAEDVRGAIYVVYSTTAVPSRRRKSVKPDPDDDRVGNRENSQKYVVHLQAWNCTCAAFAFSIVQSLLDEQPPQIPPELHLAEITTDDDKKEWEFGGMSTDGKAPNGGQIPTCKHLLACLLAERWGNALGGYVTSKQVGKGEMAGIVADV
- the ATG8 gene encoding ubiquitin-like protein atg8 (EggNog:ENOG503P2RB; BUSCO:EOG09265BTA; COG:Z); the protein is MRSKFKDEHPFEKRKAEAERIRQKYADRIPVICEKVEKSDIATIDKKKYLVPADLTVGQFVYVIRKRIKLSPEKAIFIFVDEVLPPTAALMSSIYEEHKDEDGFLYITYSGENTFGGFETA
- the HEM13 gene encoding Coproporphyrinogen-III oxidase (EggNog:ENOG503NUJX; COG:H; BUSCO:EOG09262CUO), with amino-acid sequence MASRRHAARFLSQFKLRPQLASRRSLSTLPSSTSSSSTFVPWARYAGLAAFGLIASVPLTYAMAVTEPLSMDSLSLAERDQQQKNEGVSETSPMRLRMEKFIKEQQEQIVKALEEVDGTKFRKDEWQRKEGGGGITCCLQDGKVFEKAGVGVSVVYGTLPKPAIMKMSANHKNIAPDGEVPESLEFFAAGLSLIVHPKNPMAPTVHLNYRYFETAKPDGSSGAWWFGGGSDLTPSYLFDEDAIQFHRDLKEVCDKHNKDYYPKFKKWCDEYFYNKHRGEARGIGGIFFDDLDETVSDKENTFAFIQDSLKSFIPTYVPIVLKRKDMPFTEAEKDWQQIRRGKYVEFNLVHDRGTSFGLNTPGARVESILMSMPLTASWRYMHEPEPGSREARLVEILQNPKEWV